One part of the Dissulfuribacter thermophilus genome encodes these proteins:
- a CDS encoding pyruvate kinase alpha/beta domain-containing protein produces MSIYLEKPGYKNTENVINIVVDECKKREIKQVVVASTKGTTGLLAAKALKGLSEKTVIVTHNYGFKEPDTLEMSPETRQEIESFGAKVFTGTMAFRNIGTAIREKTGYSEQDLIANTLRLFGQGMKVCVEIVLMAQDAGLIDSRDCIAIAGTAHGADTAVIIKPAPSNRLFDIKVREILVKPRDW; encoded by the coding sequence ATGAGCATTTATTTGGAAAAACCTGGCTATAAGAACACGGAAAACGTGATTAATATAGTGGTTGATGAATGCAAAAAAAGAGAAATAAAACAGGTAGTCGTTGCCTCAACCAAGGGAACCACCGGCCTCCTTGCTGCAAAGGCTCTAAAGGGATTGTCTGAAAAGACAGTGATCGTTACTCACAATTATGGTTTCAAAGAGCCTGATACCCTTGAAATGAGCCCTGAGACCAGGCAAGAAATAGAATCATTTGGGGCAAAGGTCTTTACTGGCACTATGGCCTTTAGAAACATCGGCACTGCTATCAGGGAAAAAACAGGATACTCTGAACAGGACCTGATAGCAAACACACTCAGGCTCTTTGGCCAGGGCATGAAGGTATGCGTAGAGATTGTATTGATGGCCCAGGATGCAGGGCTTATCGACTCTAGGGACTGCATTGCCATTGCAGGTACAGCCCATGGTGCAGATACCGCGGTAATTATCAAACCAGCACCATCAAACAGACTTTTCGACATAAAGGTCAGGGAAATACTCGTAAAACCAAGGGACTGGTAA
- the smpB gene encoding SsrA-binding protein SmpB, whose product MAKKINDGIKIVCQNRKARHLYHIDDTIEAGMVLLGPEVKSLREGRANLTDSYVVFKGGEAWLQNVHITPYKHSSTHTSLDPTRPRKLLLHKREIKRLSGKVQERGYTLIPLKIYFRNGKAKVELALARGKKLYDKREALKRRDLDRELAKKFKIK is encoded by the coding sequence ATGGCGAAAAAAATAAATGACGGCATAAAGATTGTCTGCCAAAACAGGAAGGCCAGGCATCTATATCATATAGACGACACCATCGAGGCAGGAATGGTCCTTCTGGGCCCAGAGGTGAAGTCCCTCCGTGAAGGTAGGGCCAATCTCACTGATTCATATGTAGTTTTCAAAGGGGGAGAGGCCTGGTTACAAAATGTGCATATTACACCCTACAAGCACTCTTCTACCCACACCAGCCTCGATCCCACAAGGCCCAGGAAATTGCTCCTCCACAAACGAGAGATCAAACGTCTCTCAGGAAAGGTACAGGAACGTGGCTATACCTTAATACCGCTAAAAATTTATTTCAGGAATGGAAAGGCCAAGGTAGAACTCGCTCTCGCTAGGGGTAAGAAGCTCTATGATAAGCGAGAGGCACTGAAAAGAAGGGACCTAGATAGGGAACTGGCAAAAAAATTCAAAATAAAATAA